The following proteins come from a genomic window of Candidatus Krumholzibacteriia bacterium:
- the msrA gene encoding peptide-methionine (S)-S-oxide reductase MsrA, translated as MGESRELATLAGGCFWCLEAVFEQLEGVKKVDSGYSGGSAPLPTYEQVCTGRTGHAEAVQVTFAPDELSYEDLLRVFFSIHDPTTLNRQGADVGTQYRSAIFHHTPEQKQSAERVRDELAAVYDRPIVTEIAPFRAFYRAEDYHQEFFRRNPSQPYCAAVVAPKVAKFRKEHLSRLKTR; from the coding sequence GTGGGTGAGAGTCGAGAGCTGGCCACGCTTGCCGGTGGTTGTTTTTGGTGCCTCGAGGCTGTCTTCGAGCAGCTCGAGGGCGTGAAGAAGGTCGACTCCGGCTATTCCGGTGGCAGCGCGCCGCTCCCGACCTACGAACAAGTCTGCACGGGCCGGACGGGACACGCGGAGGCGGTGCAGGTCACCTTCGCCCCGGACGAGCTCAGCTACGAGGATCTCCTGCGCGTCTTCTTCTCCATCCACGATCCCACCACGCTCAACCGGCAGGGTGCCGATGTGGGCACCCAGTATCGTTCCGCGATCTTCCACCACACACCGGAGCAGAAGCAGAGCGCCGAGCGGGTGCGGGACGAGCTCGCCGCGGTCTACGACCGTCCCATCGTCACCGAGATCGCGCCCTTCCGCGCCTTCTACCGCGCCGAGGACTATCACCAGGAGTTCTTCCGTCGCAATCCGAGCCAGCCCTACTGCGCCGCCGTCGTCGCCCCCAAGGTGGCGAAGTTCCGGAAAGAGCACCTCTCCAGGTTGAAGACCAGGTGA
- a CDS encoding ABC transporter ATP-binding protein — protein sequence MIDVKELRKTYGDLVAVNNVSFRAEAGAIFGLLGPNGAGKTTALSCISGLLRPDAGHVQVLGHDVVSDGRASREKLGVVPQELALYEDLSARENLRYWGAAYGLRGKRLEDRVQAVLELIDLHDRAKEAVKRFSGGMKRRLNFGCALVHEPQALLLDEPTVGVDPQSRVALLEMVKEQARRGTCVLYTTHYMEEAESLCDQLAIIDHGKIIAAGTLAELRAKMGERDLLRLTGRFDPAKVRQALSRLDGVEIVQVEAAAVTLAIPEASRMLPSALQLLAATGAELHETTLTQPNLESLFIKLTGKELRE from the coding sequence GTGATCGACGTCAAGGAACTGCGCAAGACGTACGGCGATCTCGTCGCGGTGAACAACGTCTCCTTCCGCGCCGAAGCCGGGGCCATCTTCGGGCTCCTCGGACCCAACGGTGCCGGCAAGACCACGGCCTTGAGCTGCATCTCCGGCTTGCTGCGCCCCGATGCCGGCCATGTCCAGGTGCTCGGACACGACGTGGTGAGCGACGGTCGCGCCTCGCGCGAAAAGCTCGGCGTCGTGCCGCAGGAGCTTGCTTTGTACGAGGACCTCTCGGCGCGGGAGAACCTGCGCTACTGGGGCGCTGCCTATGGTCTGCGGGGCAAGCGACTCGAGGACCGTGTCCAGGCAGTGCTCGAGCTCATCGATCTGCACGATCGCGCCAAAGAAGCAGTCAAGCGCTTCAGCGGCGGGATGAAGCGCCGCCTCAACTTCGGCTGCGCTCTGGTGCACGAGCCCCAGGCGCTGCTCCTCGACGAGCCCACCGTGGGTGTCGATCCGCAGAGCCGCGTCGCTCTCCTGGAGATGGTGAAGGAGCAAGCACGCCGGGGCACTTGCGTGCTCTACACCACGCACTACATGGAAGAGGCCGAGAGCCTCTGCGATCAGCTGGCGATCATCGACCACGGCAAGATCATCGCCGCGGGAACGCTCGCCGAGCTGCGGGCCAAGATGGGTGAACGGGATCTGCTGCGCCTGACGGGACGCTTCGACCCAGCGAAGGTGCGGCAGGCGCTGTCGCGCCTGGACGGGGTGGAAATCGTGCAGGTGGAAGCGGCGGCAGTGACCCTCGCCATTCCCGAAGCCTCCCGCATGCTGCCCAGCGCGCTCCAGCTGTTGGCCGCGACCGGCGCCGAGCTGCACGAGACCACCTTGACGCAGCCGAACCTCGAATCCTTGTTCATCAAGCTCACGGGCAAAGAGCTGCGCGAGTAA
- a CDS encoding anti-sigma factor — protein sequence MTPEKDRRDAPLSCARAQVLLEAFLDGDLAPARQQRFLAHVEGCAACRTELEAARRVQEGLRALPRWSCPPAVAERVMAQVGAADASFRVPWRERLAGWRQGWQGLWRPVCAGVSVAVTALLIALLARQPPPPSPETVALQQAEEEVRWALAYVAQVTARASDQALESTVGEVVGNVIGERVVAPVTNAVSRPLKEDRQP from the coding sequence ATGACGCCCGAGAAGGACAGGCGGGACGCGCCGCTTTCGTGCGCCCGCGCCCAGGTGTTGCTCGAGGCCTTCCTCGACGGCGACCTGGCGCCGGCAAGGCAGCAGCGGTTTCTCGCCCATGTCGAAGGTTGCGCCGCCTGCCGGACGGAGCTGGAGGCAGCGCGCCGGGTGCAGGAAGGCCTGCGGGCGCTACCGCGCTGGAGCTGCCCCCCGGCGGTGGCGGAACGGGTCATGGCGCAAGTCGGCGCCGCCGACGCCAGCTTCCGGGTGCCCTGGAGAGAGCGGCTCGCCGGTTGGCGCCAAGGTTGGCAGGGCCTCTGGCGGCCCGTCTGTGCCGGCGTCAGCGTCGCGGTCACCGCTCTGCTCATCGCCCTCCTCGCCCGGCAGCCTCCGCCGCCGTCGCCGGAGACGGTGGCGCTGCAGCAGGCGGAGGAAGAGGTGCGCTGGGCGCTGGCGTACGTGGCGCAGGTGACGGCGCGAGCGAGCGACCAGGCGCTCGAGAGCACCGTGGGAGAAGTCGTGGGGAACGTGATCGGCGAGCGAGTGGTCGCGCCGGTCACCAACGCCGTGAGCCGACCACTCAAGGAGGATCGACAGCCATGA
- a CDS encoding PAS domain S-box protein produces MVLGRTLSPVWNSRRLRLFSRPRSPDGRALRRGPPSRGDPLERASKPEDRASRSSRLLHYCLAVTSIVLASILTLLVPGIREGQPSILLLAAVVASTCYGGQWPGLLATVLAGIASAVFLLLRSGPRGLEPNDWIALGVFVLVALGTNTLAAERSRAVGLLRRSRDDLERRVGVRTSELLHANRALQAGAEVRQRAEEALSQFAAIEASTEDAVLAIRVDGTIVSCNPATERLYGRPTSELVGRSIAALFAREASSKMPHLLERVSRGETIAPFESLRQRRNGPPVRLLLTISPIKDAAGNVRGVCALVRDITRRRLAERKIKLYQQQLRALASALSFAEQRERRRIAAELHDHLAQMLILSRMKICMLQSAPRSEDTRGPMEEIQRLLDESIDYTRTLIWDLCPPMLHEVGLEAALEWLAEQIHERHGIDVRFQDDEKPKTTEENVRVLLFHAVHELLMNVIKHAKASRVIVAVRRQEEQVEIHVEDDGVGFDKAGRRNRVGQDGGFGLFSIRERLDVIGGTFEMQSKPGEGSRATLRAPLRPAAVVATPQQALVIPLNLMRR; encoded by the coding sequence GTGGTCCTTGGAAGGACGTTGAGCCCCGTGTGGAATTCCCGACGCTTGCGCCTTTTCTCCCGTCCCCGCAGTCCCGATGGCCGCGCGCTACGCCGGGGTCCACCCTCGAGGGGCGACCCCCTCGAGAGGGCCTCGAAGCCCGAGGATAGGGCCTCGAGATCCTCTCGACTCCTGCACTACTGCCTCGCCGTCACCTCGATTGTGCTCGCATCGATTCTGACGCTCCTAGTGCCAGGGATCCGGGAAGGCCAACCCTCCATTCTCTTGCTCGCCGCCGTGGTGGCCAGTACCTGCTATGGCGGACAGTGGCCAGGTCTGCTCGCGACCGTTCTCGCCGGCATCGCGAGCGCGGTGTTCCTCCTGCTGCGCTCCGGGCCTCGAGGGCTCGAGCCGAATGACTGGATCGCGCTTGGAGTGTTTGTGCTCGTCGCGCTGGGGACGAACACGCTCGCGGCCGAACGGAGCCGGGCGGTCGGATTGCTGCGGCGCTCGCGGGACGATCTGGAGCGACGGGTCGGGGTGCGAACGAGCGAGCTCCTGCATGCCAACAGGGCTCTGCAGGCGGGAGCGGAGGTACGCCAGCGCGCCGAGGAAGCGCTGTCGCAGTTCGCGGCGATCGAGGCGTCCACGGAAGACGCCGTTCTCGCCATACGAGTCGATGGGACGATCGTGAGCTGCAACCCCGCAACGGAACGGCTCTACGGCCGGCCTACCTCGGAGCTGGTGGGGAGGTCCATCGCCGCGCTCTTCGCACGCGAAGCCTCCTCCAAGATGCCGCACCTGCTCGAGCGGGTCTCGCGGGGAGAGACCATCGCCCCGTTCGAATCCCTACGGCAGCGCCGGAATGGGCCCCCGGTCCGGCTGCTCCTGACCATTTCCCCGATCAAAGACGCAGCGGGAAACGTCCGTGGCGTGTGCGCGCTCGTTCGCGACATCACCCGGCGGCGGCTGGCGGAAAGGAAGATCAAGCTCTATCAGCAGCAGCTGCGCGCCCTGGCGTCGGCACTGTCCTTCGCCGAGCAACGGGAACGCCGCCGCATCGCCGCGGAGCTGCACGACCATCTGGCGCAGATGCTGATTCTCTCCAGAATGAAGATCTGCATGCTGCAGTCAGCCCCGAGGTCCGAAGACACGCGAGGGCCGATGGAGGAGATTCAGCGGCTGCTCGACGAGTCGATCGACTACACGCGCACGCTGATCTGGGATCTGTGTCCGCCGATGCTGCACGAGGTCGGGTTGGAAGCCGCTCTGGAGTGGCTGGCAGAGCAGATTCATGAGCGACACGGCATCGACGTGCGCTTCCAAGACGACGAGAAGCCAAAAACGACTGAGGAGAACGTCCGGGTCCTACTCTTCCACGCCGTACACGAGCTTCTGATGAACGTGATCAAACATGCGAAGGCGTCCCGGGTGATCGTGGCGGTCCGCAGGCAGGAGGAGCAGGTCGAGATCCACGTCGAAGACGATGGCGTCGGGTTCGATAAAGCGGGCAGACGGAATCGTGTCGGACAGGACGGGGGCTTTGGCCTGTTCAGCATCCGGGAGCGGCTGGATGTCATCGGGGGCACCTTCGAGATGCAATCCAAACCTGGAGAGGGGAGCCGGGCGACGCTCCGGGCTCCGCTGCGGCCGGCGGCCGTGGTCGCGACGCCGCAGCAGGCCTTGGTGATCCCCCTCAATCTGATGCGTCGATGA
- a CDS encoding SDR family oxidoreductase — translation MILVTGATGNIGRELVRRLAAAGVPVRAFVRDAARAEDLRQAGAEILVGDLDHPETLAPALDGVERLFLLTPADPRQVEQQGRTVDAAQRAGVRHVVKLSALGAWLDSPVSLGRWHAQTEKQIEKSGMAWTHLRPHFFMQSTLGFAPSIAAEGKLYAPMREGRVGLVDTRDIAAVAAAVLVGSGHEGKTYDVTGPEALDFHTIAAHIASATGRKVTYMDVPPGEAEKAMVAGGMPAWLADALLGFYGIFAAGHASATTRVVEDVTGNAARTYAQFAREHARVFAGA, via the coding sequence TTGATTCTCGTCACCGGTGCCACGGGAAACATCGGCCGCGAGCTGGTGCGACGGCTCGCCGCAGCCGGCGTCCCGGTCCGTGCCTTCGTGCGCGATGCGGCGAGGGCGGAAGACCTGCGCCAGGCCGGCGCCGAGATCCTCGTCGGCGATCTCGACCACCCGGAGACGCTGGCTCCCGCGCTCGACGGGGTGGAGCGGCTCTTCCTCCTCACCCCGGCGGACCCACGGCAGGTGGAGCAGCAAGGCCGGACCGTGGACGCGGCGCAGCGCGCCGGCGTGCGCCACGTCGTGAAGCTCTCTGCCCTCGGGGCCTGGCTCGACTCGCCGGTGTCGCTTGGGCGCTGGCATGCGCAGACGGAGAAGCAGATCGAGAAGTCCGGCATGGCCTGGACGCACCTGCGGCCACACTTCTTCATGCAGAGCACTTTGGGATTCGCGCCGAGCATCGCCGCCGAGGGCAAGCTCTACGCCCCCATGCGCGAGGGCCGCGTCGGCCTCGTGGACACCAGGGACATCGCCGCGGTGGCGGCCGCGGTTCTCGTCGGGAGCGGCCACGAGGGCAAGACCTACGACGTCACCGGACCCGAGGCACTCGACTTCCACACCATCGCCGCTCACATCGCCAGCGCCACCGGGCGCAAAGTCACCTACATGGATGTGCCGCCTGGCGAGGCGGAGAAGGCCATGGTCGCTGGCGGCATGCCGGCCTGGCTGGCCGATGCCCTCTTGGGCTTCTACGGCATCTTCGCCGCCGGGCACGCCTCGGCCACGACGCGCGTCGTCGAAGACGTCACCGGGAACGCCGCGCGCACCTATGCGCAGTTCGCCCGCGAGCACGCCCGCGTTTTCGCCGGCGCCTGA
- a CDS encoding ABC transporter permease, protein MLRQVWFIGRKDIQYMLRERETLGWMFVMPVVFFFFIGTVTSNFGSRGGSQDRLALWSEGDTGFLGEQLEHRLKDRQFQVDKPQTQTEFQAADRRLLLPAGFTDSVLADRPVKLHFTRDEGGLGNDYDRVRVGRAVYTLLADVIVSGETGMPPTSATFARLDSLPRQLQVEVSMAGKRRQVPTGFEQAIPGTLVMFILSILTTSGAVLLFTDRRQGLLRRLAYTPIPRRAVVLGKWTGKMGIGAIQIAFGMLAGTVLFKMNWGPNLWMVALLLLAYAALTTTLGILLGSLARSEGQAVGIGVVATNVLAALGGCWWPIEITPRWMQKLQLFLPTGWAMHGLHELVSFGASPAAVLPHLFGMLAATLVLFLVAARLFRFE, encoded by the coding sequence ATGCTGCGCCAGGTGTGGTTCATCGGCCGCAAGGACATCCAGTACATGCTGCGGGAGCGCGAGACCCTGGGCTGGATGTTCGTCATGCCCGTCGTCTTCTTTTTCTTCATCGGCACCGTGACCAGCAACTTCGGCTCCCGCGGCGGCAGCCAGGACCGCCTGGCGCTGTGGAGCGAGGGCGACACCGGCTTCCTCGGCGAGCAGCTGGAACACCGCTTGAAGGACCGCCAGTTCCAGGTCGACAAGCCACAAACCCAGACCGAATTCCAGGCCGCCGATCGGCGACTCCTCCTCCCCGCCGGCTTCACCGACTCGGTGCTCGCCGACCGGCCGGTGAAGTTGCACTTCACCCGCGACGAAGGCGGTCTCGGCAACGACTACGATCGCGTCCGCGTCGGTCGCGCCGTCTACACCCTCCTCGCCGACGTCATCGTGAGCGGCGAGACCGGGATGCCGCCGACGTCGGCCACCTTCGCCCGGCTCGACTCGCTGCCGCGGCAGCTGCAGGTGGAGGTGTCGATGGCAGGCAAGCGCCGGCAGGTACCCACGGGCTTCGAGCAGGCCATCCCGGGCACACTGGTGATGTTCATCCTCTCGATCCTGACGACGAGCGGTGCCGTCCTCCTCTTCACCGACCGCCGGCAAGGGCTGTTGCGCCGGCTGGCGTACACCCCCATCCCGCGCCGCGCCGTCGTCCTCGGCAAGTGGACCGGCAAGATGGGAATCGGGGCGATCCAGATCGCCTTCGGCATGCTCGCCGGAACCGTGCTCTTCAAGATGAACTGGGGTCCCAACTTGTGGATGGTGGCCCTGTTGTTGCTCGCCTACGCAGCTCTCACCACCACCCTCGGCATCCTCCTCGGCAGTCTGGCGCGCAGCGAGGGCCAAGCTGTCGGCATCGGTGTCGTCGCCACCAATGTGCTCGCGGCTCTCGGCGGCTGCTGGTGGCCCATCGAGATCACGCCGCGCTGGATGCAGAAGCTGCAGCTCTTCCTCCCCACCGGCTGGGCCATGCACGGCCTGCACGAACTGGTGAGCTTCGGCGCCAGCCCCGCCGCCGTCCTCCCTCATCTCTTCGGCATGCTCGCCGCCACGCTGGTGCTGTTCCTCGTCGCCGCCCGTCTCTTCCGTTTCGAGTGA
- the msrA gene encoding peptide-methionine (S)-S-oxide reductase MsrA codes for MHPARCLEAVFEQLEGVEKVESGYSGGSVLHPTYEQVCTGRTGHAEVVQVTFAPHTLSCEELLRVFFSIHDPTTLNRQGADVGTQYRSAIFYHTPEQMQSAERVREEVTSVYDRPIVTEISPFRDFTRAEDYHQEFFRRNPNQPYCAAVVAPKVAKFRKQHLSKLKTR; via the coding sequence CTGCATCCGGCCCGGTGCCTCGAGGCCGTCTTCGAGCAGCTCGAGGGCGTGGAGAAGGTGGAGTCCGGCTATTCCGGTGGCAGCGTGCTGCATCCTACGTACGAGCAGGTCTGCACCGGCCGGACGGGGCATGCGGAGGTGGTGCAGGTGACCTTCGCGCCGCACACGCTCTCCTGCGAGGAGCTGCTGCGCGTCTTTTTCTCCATCCACGATCCCACCACGCTCAACCGGCAGGGTGCCGATGTGGGCACGCAGTACCGCTCCGCGATCTTCTACCACACGCCAGAGCAGATGCAGAGCGCCGAGCGGGTGCGGGAAGAGGTCACCTCGGTCTACGACCGCCCCATCGTCACCGAGATCAGCCCGTTCCGCGACTTCACCCGCGCCGAGGACTACCACCAGGAGTTCTTCCGGCGCAATCCGAACCAACCCTACTGCGCTGCGGTCGTCGCCCCCAAGGTGGCGAAGTTCCGCAAGCAACATCTGTCCAAGCTGAAGACCCGGTGA
- a CDS encoding GNAT family N-acetyltransferase, with protein sequence MVHIVEATRSEQIAVVRSLFLEYAEWLGISLCFQGFDEELETLPGRYAPPRGRLLLAMEGEVPAGCIALRPLDATSCEMKRLYVRASHRGQGLGRDLVLHVLRDAARLGYTRMRLDTLPVMAAAQRLYAALGFREIAPYYPNPVEGAVFMEIDLPAKAATEGPQAVQAE encoded by the coding sequence ATGGTGCACATCGTCGAGGCGACGCGGAGCGAGCAGATCGCCGTCGTCCGCTCTCTCTTCCTCGAGTACGCCGAATGGCTCGGGATCAGCCTCTGCTTCCAGGGTTTCGACGAGGAGCTCGAGACGCTGCCGGGCCGCTACGCCCCGCCGCGGGGCCGGCTACTCCTGGCCATGGAGGGCGAGGTGCCGGCGGGTTGCATCGCGCTCCGCCCCCTGGATGCAACGAGCTGCGAGATGAAGCGGCTCTATGTGCGCGCGTCGCACCGCGGCCAAGGGCTCGGGCGCGACTTGGTCTTGCATGTGCTGCGCGACGCGGCCCGTCTCGGCTACACCCGGATGCGGCTCGACACCCTCCCCGTCATGGCCGCGGCGCAACGTCTCTATGCCGCCCTGGGTTTCCGGGAGATCGCCCCGTACTACCCGAACCCCGTCGAGGGGGCGGTCTTCATGGAGATCGACCTGCCCGCGAAAGCGGCTACCGAGGGCCCCCAAGCGGTCCAGGCGGAGTAA
- a CDS encoding sigma-70 family RNA polymerase sigma factor yields the protein MRRQFQELVAMYQDRIYRLARYTVGNREEAEDVTQEVLVRLWRHLERLEPAGVWPWLVRVTRNASIDALRRRGSYRAVVGEDPEGETAQRTASVEPGPAVQLEASELWRQLSEALRDLAEPYRSIVILREIEQLKYEEISATLGLPLNTVKVYLHRGRRMLRAKLGEYAEP from the coding sequence ATGCGCCGGCAATTCCAGGAGCTCGTAGCCATGTATCAGGACCGCATCTACCGGCTGGCCCGGTACACGGTCGGGAACCGCGAGGAAGCCGAGGACGTGACGCAGGAAGTCCTCGTCCGACTCTGGCGGCACCTGGAGCGCCTCGAACCCGCCGGTGTCTGGCCCTGGCTCGTCCGGGTGACCCGGAACGCCTCCATCGATGCGCTCCGCCGCCGCGGCTCCTATCGGGCCGTGGTGGGTGAGGACCCGGAGGGCGAGACGGCCCAGCGAACGGCGAGCGTGGAGCCCGGGCCGGCGGTGCAGCTGGAAGCGTCGGAGCTCTGGCGGCAGCTCTCGGAGGCGCTGCGCGACCTCGCCGAACCGTACCGGAGCATCGTCATCCTGCGGGAGATCGAGCAGCTCAAGTACGAGGAGATCAGCGCCACCCTCGGTCTGCCGCTCAACACCGTGAAGGTGTATCTGCACCGGGGTCGCCGGATGCTGCGCGCCAAGCTGGGGGAGTACGCCGAACCATGA
- a CDS encoding DUF4252 domain-containing protein — protein sequence MNERTSGKERWRRGALWTAALLAGLLLMPPTGAAQEKKKKEVKEDYSKHAGYVDFASMGLFGEEEAVVEIYLHDALLAMVASMSKNAEPELSDMLGKLKLVRVQKFRLGDANLPAVESKVSDLAGKLEKGGWVCAVRVREENDNVYVYFKMGEKLLSGITVMAVENGETATFVNIVGDIDPEQIGRLGKKFDIDELHNLKDWEHGAKDKAHDESKEKPESKEKPEKK from the coding sequence ATGAACGAGCGCACATCCGGGAAGGAGCGGTGGCGGCGCGGCGCTCTATGGACCGCGGCGTTGCTCGCGGGACTGCTCCTGATGCCGCCGACCGGTGCGGCACAGGAGAAAAAGAAAAAAGAGGTGAAAGAGGATTACAGCAAGCACGCCGGCTACGTCGACTTCGCGTCGATGGGTCTCTTCGGCGAAGAAGAAGCGGTGGTGGAGATCTACCTGCACGACGCGCTCCTGGCCATGGTGGCGTCCATGTCGAAGAACGCCGAGCCCGAGCTCTCGGACATGCTGGGCAAGCTCAAGCTGGTGCGGGTGCAGAAGTTCCGCCTGGGAGACGCGAATCTGCCGGCGGTGGAATCCAAGGTGTCCGACCTGGCGGGGAAGCTGGAAAAAGGCGGCTGGGTATGTGCCGTGCGTGTCCGCGAAGAAAATGACAACGTCTATGTGTATTTCAAGATGGGGGAGAAGCTGCTGAGCGGGATCACGGTGATGGCGGTCGAGAACGGCGAAACCGCCACCTTCGTGAACATCGTCGGTGACATCGACCCGGAGCAGATCGGGCGGTTGGGAAAGAAGTTCGATATCGACGAGCTGCACAATCTCAAGGATTGGGAGCACGGCGCTAAGGACAAGGCGCACGACGAGAGCAAGGAAAAGCCCGAGAGCAAAGAAAAGCCCGAGAAAAAGTAG
- a CDS encoding T9SS type A sorting domain-containing protein gives MQHAATGIAGLHLLHALELLEDGLEAPGRMQVDFIGTDDRGRRLDSGVYFMRLQSEGRTVTRKIVLLK, from the coding sequence ATGCAGCACGCTGCCACCGGAATAGCCGGACTCCACCTTCTCCACGCCCTCGAGCTGCTCGAAGACGGCCTCGAGGCACCGGGCCGGATGCAGGTGGACTTCATCGGCACCGACGACCGCGGCCGCCGCCTCGATTCGGGCGTCTATTTCATGCGCCTGCAGTCGGAAGGCCGCACCGTGACCCGCAAGATCGTCCTGCTGAAGTAG
- a CDS encoding ABC transporter permease has product MRFVWWTALKDFQRQRRSPADLALWFGMPLLIGTLLVLSMGGRSGPRPQAQLLVADQDDSALSRFLLTGLSQDASGSFIRAEQVELEAGRKRLQKGKASALLVIPAGFSDAVLAEKPCTLRLVTNPAQRILPGIVEESLRIFADAVFYLHRVVGDELRRFAGGPAPGLNTFPDAQIAGFSVSMNRLVDRVTSYLNPLAIELVTTTDEEEKEDQSPQQSYALLFLPGLLFMSLLFMSQGLSEDLWRERSQKTLRRVVISPGSVTQFLAGKALYGVVLMACTTLLALTIGFFYFELPASVLPLAVAWSTFSGTLLLLIMMTLQLHVSSQRAGNIVSMSIIFPLMMVGGSFFPFEAMPDWMAKIGGYTPNGWAVQQLKAILSQKVQPQSLGLAFSGMLVVGGILFLSCARRLRRGFAQG; this is encoded by the coding sequence ATGCGCTTCGTCTGGTGGACGGCGCTCAAGGACTTCCAGCGCCAGCGTCGCAGCCCGGCGGATCTGGCCCTCTGGTTCGGCATGCCGCTCCTCATCGGCACCTTGCTCGTGCTCTCCATGGGCGGCCGCAGCGGTCCCCGCCCGCAGGCCCAGCTCCTGGTGGCGGATCAGGACGATAGCGCTCTCAGCCGCTTCCTCCTGACCGGCCTGAGCCAGGACGCCTCCGGCAGCTTCATCCGCGCCGAGCAGGTGGAGCTCGAAGCCGGCCGCAAGCGCCTGCAGAAGGGCAAGGCTTCGGCGCTTCTCGTCATCCCCGCGGGGTTCTCCGACGCCGTGCTGGCGGAGAAACCGTGCACGCTCCGCCTCGTCACCAATCCGGCGCAGCGCATCCTCCCCGGCATCGTCGAAGAGAGTCTGCGCATCTTCGCCGACGCGGTGTTCTACCTGCACCGTGTAGTGGGCGACGAGCTGCGCCGCTTCGCCGGTGGTCCCGCCCCCGGGCTCAACACTTTCCCGGACGCCCAGATCGCCGGCTTCAGCGTGAGCATGAACCGGCTCGTCGACCGGGTGACGTCCTACCTCAACCCCCTGGCCATCGAGCTGGTGACGACGACCGATGAGGAGGAGAAAGAAGATCAGTCGCCGCAGCAAAGCTACGCGCTACTCTTCCTCCCGGGCCTGCTCTTCATGTCCCTCCTCTTCATGTCCCAGGGGCTGAGCGAGGATCTCTGGCGCGAGCGCAGTCAGAAAACACTCCGGCGCGTCGTCATCTCGCCCGGATCGGTGACCCAGTTCCTGGCCGGCAAGGCCCTCTACGGCGTCGTCCTCATGGCCTGTACCACGCTTCTGGCTCTGACCATCGGCTTCTTCTACTTCGAACTGCCGGCCTCGGTGTTGCCGCTCGCCGTGGCGTGGAGCACCTTTTCAGGCACCCTCCTCCTTCTGATCATGATGACTCTGCAGCTGCACGTCTCCAGTCAGCGCGCCGGCAACATCGTCAGCATGAGCATCATCTTCCCGCTCATGATGGTCGGCGGCAGCTTCTTCCCCTTCGAGGCCATGCCGGACTGGATGGCCAAGATCGGCGGCTACACCCCGAATGGTTGGGCGGTGCAGCAGCTGAAGGCGATCCTCAGCCAGAAGGTGCAGCCCCAGTCCCTCGGCCTGGCCTTCTCCGGCATGCTGGTGGTGGGCGGTATCCTTTTCCTCTCTTGCGCGCGCCGACTCCGGCGCGGCTTCGCCCAGGGGTGA
- a CDS encoding response regulator transcription factor produces MQRASKNGKAKVLVVDDHPAVREGIAQIIHQAGGLEVCAQADCPEKALQAVSTSKPDVAVLDLAFGAGSGLGLIHDLREWHPVLPLLVLSMHDETLYAERVLRAGASGYIMKQQVAEEFVEAVRKVLSGGIYLSEEMSARMLHKLTGREPATAAIESLSNRELEVLGLVAQCLSPRQIADKLCLSIKTVETHLDHVKTKLGLGSSRELFRYAIVWSLEGR; encoded by the coding sequence GTGCAACGAGCTTCCAAGAATGGGAAAGCCAAAGTCCTGGTTGTGGACGATCACCCGGCCGTTCGAGAAGGGATCGCACAGATCATCCACCAGGCGGGAGGGCTCGAGGTCTGCGCCCAGGCCGACTGCCCGGAGAAGGCCTTGCAGGCCGTCTCCACCTCGAAGCCGGACGTAGCGGTACTGGACCTCGCGTTCGGCGCCGGCAGCGGACTCGGGCTCATCCACGACCTCAGAGAGTGGCATCCGGTCCTGCCCCTTCTGGTTCTCTCCATGCACGACGAAACCCTGTACGCCGAGCGTGTTCTGCGCGCCGGCGCCTCCGGCTACATCATGAAGCAACAAGTTGCGGAGGAGTTCGTCGAGGCCGTCCGCAAGGTCCTGAGCGGCGGCATCTACCTGAGCGAAGAAATGTCGGCACGGATGCTCCACAAGCTGACCGGCCGGGAACCCGCGACCGCCGCGATCGAGAGCCTGAGCAACCGCGAGCTCGAGGTCCTTGGCCTCGTTGCCCAGTGCCTGTCGCCCCGCCAGATCGCGGACAAGCTCTGCCTGAGTATCAAGACCGTCGAAACCCATCTCGATCACGTCAAGACCAAGCTGGGGCTCGGTTCGAGCCGAGAGCTGTTTCGGTACGCGATCGTGTGGTCCTTGGAAGGACGTTGA